The following coding sequences are from one Candidatus Nitrohelix vancouverensis window:
- a CDS encoding GMC family oxidoreductase: MMRRFFKRFLRWLGRSVYPPFLPFQGASVNGAERYLEDVWKDAPWYAALAHTGMAVVFNFLPILIIKKINLFAFLSTEDQERMILALMGSRIYFFRLLVYALRGNAFVAILRDPEVRKILPPSPPFNPPPPPTFESGQTQADQNQLQEADYVIIGSGAAGATIAKELAENNKDVLILEEGSWFRRPDFSEDLYGAIARMFRDFGVQAARGPSIFPVLEGRCVGGSTVINGAIIHRLPESVHAEWRSDAGIAERLPFEQLERHADAIEKELGIGANLEGLLDDLAVVSVLKAMGWDYNAMLRNAPGCQHSGRCLQGCPSGGKLSMENSFIPQALRSGARIATGRKALRLMMDGSVATGVTTENAEGGVSSYRARKAVILAGGTIQTPLILKRSGLGGPHVGRHFQSHLGVGTVGILNVSARSVEGPPQGIEIFPPDNRDVKLATQLLPPELLLARSPVMGQDLAELMRQCDRVSSWTGSVRSSAEGSVSPGLFGRASIEFSPSRQDMENLRYAVWQLCKLLFQLGAVRVFPGIAGIASEFKNPGEADQVLAASLDPKNYFMGVGHLFGTCRMGSDPALSVVGPDFRLHGKRNLYVADGSVFPTNLGVNPQLAIMTLARHCAHNIISDRS; the protein is encoded by the coding sequence ATGATGCGACGATTCTTCAAGCGTTTCTTGAGATGGTTGGGAAGAAGCGTTTATCCTCCCTTCCTTCCCTTTCAGGGGGCGAGCGTTAATGGGGCCGAACGTTATCTGGAAGATGTTTGGAAGGACGCTCCCTGGTACGCCGCTTTGGCGCATACGGGAATGGCGGTGGTTTTCAACTTCCTGCCGATTTTAATAATAAAAAAAATCAATTTGTTTGCATTCCTTTCGACTGAAGATCAGGAGCGGATGATCCTCGCGCTCATGGGTTCGCGCATCTATTTTTTCAGGCTTCTGGTTTATGCTCTGAGGGGAAACGCATTCGTCGCAATTTTAAGAGATCCTGAAGTTAGAAAAATTCTCCCTCCCTCTCCCCCCTTCAATCCGCCGCCCCCGCCGACGTTCGAATCAGGGCAAACTCAAGCCGATCAGAATCAGTTGCAGGAGGCGGATTATGTCATCATTGGGTCAGGCGCCGCAGGCGCAACGATTGCGAAGGAACTGGCGGAGAATAATAAGGATGTCTTGATTCTGGAGGAAGGCTCCTGGTTTCGCCGTCCGGATTTCAGCGAAGATTTGTATGGGGCGATCGCGCGCATGTTTCGGGATTTTGGCGTTCAAGCGGCCAGGGGACCATCCATTTTCCCGGTGCTTGAAGGACGTTGCGTGGGTGGGTCGACGGTCATCAACGGGGCGATCATTCATCGACTGCCGGAGTCTGTTCATGCAGAATGGCGCAGTGATGCGGGCATCGCGGAACGGTTGCCTTTTGAACAACTGGAGCGTCATGCCGATGCGATTGAAAAAGAATTGGGGATCGGCGCGAATTTGGAGGGTCTGCTTGACGATCTAGCGGTGGTTTCTGTTTTGAAAGCGATGGGTTGGGATTATAACGCAATGTTGCGTAATGCGCCGGGGTGCCAGCATAGCGGACGTTGCCTTCAGGGTTGTCCCTCTGGAGGCAAGCTGTCGATGGAAAATTCATTCATTCCACAAGCCTTGCGATCGGGAGCGCGGATTGCAACCGGTCGTAAAGCGCTCCGTTTGATGATGGATGGGTCTGTGGCGACTGGGGTGACGACTGAAAATGCGGAAGGGGGTGTCAGCTCCTACAGGGCCAGAAAAGCCGTGATTCTGGCAGGGGGGACAATTCAAACGCCGTTGATTTTGAAGCGGAGTGGATTGGGCGGGCCTCATGTGGGACGGCATTTTCAAAGCCACCTTGGAGTGGGTACGGTTGGCATTCTCAATGTTTCCGCCCGATCAGTGGAAGGGCCGCCGCAGGGAATCGAAATTTTCCCTCCGGACAATCGCGACGTCAAGCTGGCGACCCAATTGCTTCCCCCTGAGCTACTACTCGCTCGCTCGCCCGTCATGGGGCAAGATTTAGCGGAATTGATGCGACAGTGCGACCGGGTTTCGAGTTGGACGGGAAGCGTTCGTTCCAGCGCGGAGGGAAGCGTGAGTCCGGGGCTGTTCGGTCGCGCGTCCATCGAGTTCAGTCCAAGTCGCCAGGATATGGAAAACTTGCGCTATGCAGTGTGGCAACTTTGTAAATTATTGTTTCAGTTGGGGGCGGTCAGGGTATTTCCAGGCATTGCTGGAATCGCGTCTGAATTTAAAAACCCAGGAGAGGCCGATCAGGTCCTTGCGGCCTCGCTCGACCCTAAAAATTATTTCATGGGGGTGGGGCATTTGTTTGGAACCTGCCGTATGGGCTCGGACCCTGCGCTTAGCGTGGTGGGGCCTGATTTCCGTTTGCATGGGAAGCGCAATCTGTATGTTGCGGATGGAAGCGTTTTCCCGACCAATTTAGGCGTCAACCCGCAGTTGGCGATCATGACGCTGGCGCGGCATTGCGCGCATAATATTATCAGCGATCGTTCTTAA
- a CDS encoding Rieske (2Fe-2S) protein yields MKQARFIVPLNGRNIGAEPEYLWLNDKIEVIVWKDPELHVVSSICPHMGAQLCLNHNQEILHCPWHGLQFDTTRFKSDHHQFKSLSTFEAALVDGELHVF; encoded by the coding sequence ATGAAACAAGCTAGATTCATCGTCCCTCTGAATGGGAGAAACATAGGCGCAGAGCCTGAATACTTATGGCTCAACGATAAAATTGAGGTCATCGTGTGGAAAGACCCTGAGTTGCATGTCGTGTCTTCCATTTGTCCGCATATGGGGGCGCAGTTATGTTTGAATCATAATCAAGAAATTCTTCATTGCCCCTGGCATGGACTGCAATTCGATACCACTCGTTTTAAAAGCGATCATCATCAATTCAAATCGCTGTCCACCTTTGAGGCGGCTTTGGTCGATGGAGAATTGCATGTATTCTAA
- a CDS encoding class I SAM-dependent methyltransferase has product MTYSLTDLIRKRISKLRLKETAVLKDLNDFSTREIHRTIIQSKPFLKKIYEDYYLEFANVSMQCPGKGIILELGSGSGFLKETIPSALTSEISFTPTVDLALDATQLPFRDESIRSVLLLGVLHHIKTPILFFEELERCLEKHGRVFMVEPHNTPWSRYLLKNFHHELFDTQAGWTTQGDGHLSDANQALPWIIFYRDRKRFEKDFPGLKIRRLKAQAPLRYVLSGGLSLKTLVPDKCYNLIKAVEWVLQPLGRLCGYSMIIELEKI; this is encoded by the coding sequence ATGACCTATTCACTGACCGATCTGATTCGCAAACGAATTTCCAAACTCAGACTCAAGGAAACGGCGGTCCTGAAAGATTTAAACGATTTTTCTACGCGGGAAATTCATCGAACGATCATTCAAAGCAAACCATTTTTAAAAAAAATTTACGAAGACTACTATCTCGAATTTGCAAACGTCTCTATGCAATGCCCAGGCAAAGGCATTATTTTGGAACTGGGTTCAGGCTCCGGCTTTCTTAAAGAGACCATTCCATCGGCGCTGACTTCTGAAATCAGTTTCACCCCCACGGTCGATCTGGCGTTGGACGCCACCCAACTGCCATTCCGCGACGAATCGATCCGGTCCGTTTTATTGTTAGGCGTATTGCACCACATCAAGACGCCAATCCTGTTTTTCGAGGAACTCGAACGCTGTTTGGAAAAACATGGCCGCGTCTTCATGGTCGAGCCACACAACACGCCCTGGTCCCGTTATCTTTTGAAAAATTTTCACCATGAACTGTTTGATACGCAAGCCGGCTGGACAACTCAAGGCGACGGTCATTTGTCAGACGCAAATCAGGCCCTGCCCTGGATTATTTTTTATAGAGATCGAAAACGCTTCGAAAAAGATTTTCCCGGATTAAAAATCCGTCGGCTGAAAGCGCAGGCGCCTCTAAGGTATGTCCTTTCTGGAGGTCTGTCGCTAAAAACGCTGGTTCCAGACAAATGTTATAATCTGATCAAAGCCGTTGAATGGGTGTTGCAACCCTTGGGAAGATTATGCGGTTATTCCATGATCATCGAATTAGAAAAAATCTGA
- a CDS encoding glycosyltransferase family 2 protein: MAFSTPSLSVVMPALNEEANIMRAVKNTLEAFDDYEVDGEIIVINDGSTDRTKEIVESLIIDNTDRVRLISHDSPQGIGASFWDGVDHAQKEIVTMFPGDNENDPWEILRYLKLLEHVDIVIPFVFNKQVRSLARNALSLIYRFIINTTFMVYFNYTNGTVLYRKSILVDLDYRSSSFFFQTDILIRTVKQGILFAEVPYRLGLRKTGVSKAVTFPSFMHVAKGYLRLVKDLYTSSDRDLSTHPYPESSSTAKRHDQQSKFR, from the coding sequence ATGGCCTTTTCCACTCCGTCTCTGAGCGTCGTGATGCCCGCCTTGAATGAAGAGGCCAATATCATGCGCGCCGTCAAAAACACTCTGGAAGCGTTTGACGACTATGAAGTGGATGGGGAAATCATTGTTATCAACGACGGAAGCACAGACCGCACAAAGGAAATCGTAGAATCTTTGATCATCGATAATACCGACCGGGTTCGCCTCATCAGCCACGATTCCCCTCAAGGAATCGGCGCATCTTTCTGGGATGGCGTCGATCACGCGCAAAAAGAAATTGTGACCATGTTCCCCGGAGACAACGAGAACGACCCCTGGGAGATTCTTCGATACCTCAAACTTCTCGAACATGTCGATATCGTCATCCCCTTCGTTTTCAACAAACAGGTCCGCTCGCTGGCGAGGAACGCGCTGTCGCTGATTTACCGGTTCATCATCAACACCACCTTCATGGTTTATTTTAATTACACCAATGGCACCGTCCTTTATAGAAAATCTATTCTTGTGGACCTGGACTATCGAAGCTCCAGCTTTTTCTTTCAGACGGATATTTTGATTCGAACGGTGAAGCAGGGAATTTTATTCGCCGAGGTGCCCTATCGTCTTGGTCTAAGAAAAACCGGCGTGTCTAAAGCTGTTACCTTTCCATCGTTCATGCATGTAGCTAAAGGCTACCTGCGTCTGGTGAAAGATCTGTATACTTCCAGCGACAGAGACCTGTCCACCCACCCTTATCCTGAAAGTTCTTCTACTGCGAAACGTCATGACCAGCAAAGCAAATTTCGTTAA